The candidate division KSB1 bacterium genome has a window encoding:
- a CDS encoding YjbQ family protein, whose product MKSLTEHLWFDIPNRRDYINITSKVEELVEKSNVGEGLCLVNAMHITASVYINDAESGLIQDYDDWLEKLAPHEPISQYRHNRTGEDNGDAHLKRQIMGREVVVAITNGRLDFGPWEQIYYAEFDGRRKKRVLVKIIGE is encoded by the coding sequence GTTTGATATTCCCAACCGCCGGGATTATATCAACATAACGAGTAAAGTTGAGGAATTAGTAGAGAAGAGCAATGTGGGGGAAGGGTTGTGTCTGGTCAACGCCATGCACATTACGGCATCTGTTTATATCAACGATGCGGAAAGCGGCCTCATCCAGGACTATGATGACTGGCTTGAGAAACTGGCCCCGCACGAACCGATTTCACAGTACAGGCACAACCGCACCGGTGAAGACAATGGTGACGCGCATTTAAAACGGCAGATTATGGGCAGAGAGGTTGTGGTGGCAATTACAAACGGTAGGTTAGATTTTGGCCCGTGGGAACAGATTTATTATGCGGAATTTGACGGCAGGAGAAAGAAACGGGTTTTGGTGAAAATTATCGGAGAATAA